In Gadus morhua chromosome 2, gadMor3.0, whole genome shotgun sequence, a single window of DNA contains:
- the psmg3 gene encoding proteasome assembly chaperone 3 codes for MSTTMIKTRQTEKEINGVRTQVICTEFSNYIFIVLTQYGKIGTLVSVTPESKSSDVSMPMFTTKVLMGKDEPLTHVCAKNLATCVSQEAGNRPVLLGLALKDSSIEAVKLMRDLIKSCQVW; via the exons ATGTCTACCACCATgatcaaaacaagacaaacGGAGAAGGAAATCAATGGAGTCAGGACGCAGGTCATCTGTACCGAATTCAGCAATTATATATTCATAGTTCTCACACAATATGGGAAGATTGGAACGTTGGTGTCCGTCACACCAGAATCCAAATCAAGTGATGTCAGCATGCCAATGTTCACCACCAAAGTACTGATGGGAAAAGATGAG cCTTTAACACATGTGTGTGCCAAAAACCTGGCAACCTGTGTGTCACAAGAGGCTGGCAACAGGCCTGTGTTGCTGGGACTGGCCCTTAAGGACTCCTCTATAGAGGCTGTGAAACTCATGAGAGACCTCATCAAAAGCTGTCAAGTCTGGTAG